The Paramormyrops kingsleyae isolate MSU_618 chromosome 11, PKINGS_0.4, whole genome shotgun sequence genome includes a window with the following:
- the LOC111841106 gene encoding UDP-glucuronosyltransferase 2C1-like produces MEYQIFGTMKNHFSWKPLVVVEVAVILLMALPSCNSGNILVVPVDGSHWVNMKVLMEELHLKGHIMTVIRGSNTMYIAEKSPLYTSITIPIRTHLTEDFFPKFLKNVFEVQRGDKYLIKFLKFQKELLFMMSEIHCYSCQMVSDILENTELVKKLKEAQYDLVLTDPALAGGVVLAHYLKLPLVLNVRWIPSGEGHSALAPTPLSYIPSPGSGFSDRMSFTERVINILYCGITVFQQRFMIGPHYQALCDRYFESSCDIETLIQSADIWLMRADFVFEFPRPTMPNVVYMGGFQCKPPKALPEDLEEFVQSSGEHGVILMSLGTVVDSLPSDICDEIAFVFATLPQKVIWRHLGNRPSMLGNNTLLVNWMPQSDLLGHSKVKAFVAHGGTNGVQEAIYHGVPVLGIPLLFDQYDNLLRLKEKGAAKILDIATLERGIFSSAILEILHNPSYRLNMQRLSRLHHDQPNKPLDSAIFWIEYVMRHKGAAHLRSESYKLPWYAYHSVDVIATLLAVPLLLLLTIIRAIRYFCHRVCKIKSK; encoded by the exons ATGGAATACCAAATCTTTG GAACTATGAAGAACCATTTTTCCTGGAAACCTCTAGTAGTTGTAGAAGTTGCTGTGATTTTATTGATGGCTCTGCCCTCTTGCAATAGTGGAAATATTCTAGTAGTCCCTGTGGACGGATCCCACTGGGTAAATATGAAAGTGCTAATGGAAGAATTACATTTGAAAGGACACATCATGACTGTGATTCGAGGGTCCAATACCATGTACATTGCTGAAAAGTCTCCTCTTTACACATCAATCACAATCCCTATCCGTACACATTTAACAGAAGACTTCTTCCCTAAATTCTTAAAGAATGTCTTTGAAGTGCAACGAGGTGACAAGTATCTGATAAAATTCCTCAAATTCCAGAAGGAACTTTTATTCATGATGTCTGAAATTCATTGTTATTCATGCCAGATGGTTTCTGATATACTGGAAAATACAGAACTGGTGAAAAAACTTAAGGAAGCCCAGTATGATCTAGTGCTCACTGACCCTGCCTTGGCAGGAGGGGTTGTGCTGGCTCATTACCTTAAACTGCCACTGGTGCTGAACGTACGCTGGATCCCCAGTGGGGAGGGGCATTCGGCTTTGGCACCTACACCCCTGTCTTACATCCCATCTCCAGGCTCTGGGTTCTCAGACAGAATGAGTTTCACTGAAAGGGTTATAAACATCCTTTACTGTGGCATCACTGTCTTCCAACAACGCTTTATGATTGGACCACATTACCAAGCTCTCTGTGACAGGTACTTCGAATCAAGTTGTGATATTGAGACCCTTATTCAGTCAGCGGATATATGGCTCATGAGAGCTGACTTTGTCTTTGAATTTCCACGCCCCACCATGCCAAATGTTGTCTACATGGGTGGGTTCCAGTGTAAGCCTCCCAAAGCCCTTCCTGAAGATTTGGAAGAGTTTGTCCAGAGCTCTGGAGAACATGGTGTTATTCTAATGTCTTTGGGAACCGTGGTTGACAGTCTCCCGAGTGATATATGTGATGAAATTGCATTTGTCTTTGCAACATTGCCTCAGAAGGTCATTTGGAGGCATTTGGGAAACCGACCTTCAATGTTAGGTAACAATACCCTGCTAGTCAATTGGATGCCTCAAAGTGACCTCCTGGGACATTCTAAAGTCAAAGCTTTTGTTGCCCATGGAGGAACTAATGGAGTTCAGGAAGCCATTTACCACGGTGTGCCCGTGTTGGGGATTCCCTTATTGTTTGATCAATATGACAACCTCTTACGCCTCAAGGAAAAAGGAGCTGCAAAGATCTTAGACATTGCCACCTTAGAAAGAGGCATATTCTCCAGTGCTATACTGGAAATTCTCCACAATCCATCCTACAGACTAAATATGCAGAGACTCTCAAGGCTGCACCATGACCAGCCAAATAAGCCATTAGACAGCGCCATCTTCTGGATCGAGTATGTCATGCGACACAAAGGTGCTGCTCACCTGCGTTCAGAGTCCTACAAGTTGCCCTGGTATGCCTACCATTCTGTGGATGTTATTGCCACCCTTCTGGCTGTTCCTTTACTCCTGTTATTAACCATCATTAGAGCTATCAGGTATTTTTGCCACAGAGTTTGTAAAATTAAGTCCAAATGA